In Rahnella variigena, one DNA window encodes the following:
- the ytfQ gene encoding galactofuranose ABC transporter, galactofuranose-binding protein YtfQ has product MYKRLIVAAAVATALCGAAHAAPLVVGFSQIGSESGWRSAETKVAKSEAEKRGITLKIADAQQKQENQIKAIRSFIAQGVDAIFIAPVVATGWAPVLTEAKEAKIPVFLLDRTIEVTDPSLYTAAVASDSVYEGKVAGDWLVKDVAGKPCNVVELQGTVGASVALNRKQGFADALKAAPNVKIIRSQSGDFTRSKGKEVMESFIKAEQNGKNICAVYAHNDDMAIGAIQAIKEAGLKPGSQIKIVSIDGVPDIYKAMLAGEANASVELTPNMAGPAFDALIAMKKDGTQPKKFIQTQSALILPDMAQKEYDMKKDMGY; this is encoded by the coding sequence ATGTACAAACGCTTAATTGTGGCAGCAGCAGTGGCAACAGCACTTTGTGGCGCGGCTCATGCAGCTCCGCTGGTTGTTGGTTTTTCGCAGATTGGCTCTGAGTCTGGGTGGCGTTCTGCGGAAACAAAAGTGGCTAAGTCCGAGGCCGAAAAACGCGGTATCACACTCAAAATTGCTGATGCTCAGCAGAAACAAGAAAATCAAATCAAAGCCATACGCTCCTTTATCGCTCAGGGTGTGGATGCCATTTTCATCGCACCGGTCGTGGCCACCGGCTGGGCTCCGGTTCTGACGGAAGCTAAAGAAGCCAAGATCCCGGTATTCCTGTTAGACCGTACTATCGAAGTCACTGATCCTTCTCTCTACACCGCCGCAGTGGCTTCGGACAGCGTATATGAAGGCAAAGTGGCTGGAGACTGGTTGGTCAAAGATGTCGCCGGTAAGCCGTGTAATGTTGTTGAATTACAAGGCACCGTGGGCGCAAGCGTCGCCTTAAACCGTAAACAAGGCTTTGCCGATGCGCTGAAAGCTGCGCCAAACGTCAAAATTATCCGTTCACAATCTGGTGACTTCACCCGTAGTAAAGGTAAAGAAGTCATGGAAAGCTTCATCAAGGCTGAACAAAACGGTAAGAACATTTGTGCTGTTTACGCCCATAACGATGACATGGCAATCGGTGCGATTCAGGCCATTAAAGAAGCCGGTCTTAAGCCGGGTTCGCAGATTAAAATTGTTTCAATCGATGGCGTTCCTGACATCTACAAAGCGATGTTGGCCGGTGAAGCGAATGCTTCTGTCGAGCTGACGCCTAATATGGCGGGCCCTGCATTTGATGCTCTGATTGCAATGAAAAAGGATGGTACTCAGCCTAAGAAATTCATTCAGACTCAGTCTGCGCTTATCCTGCCGGATATGGCTCAGAAAGAATACGACATGAAAAAAGACATGGGTTATTAA
- the ytfR gene encoding galactofuranose ABC transporter, ATP-binding protein YtfR: MLEVRGLSVEFPGVKALENVDFTLERGEIVALLGENGAGKSTMIKALTGVYKRSSGQVFLNGKSIEPVNTADAQSLGIGTVYQEVNLLPNISVAANLFIGREPTRFGLVNQRKMEQQAESLLEGYGLHLDVSQPLSTYSIAIQQIVAIARAVDLSAQVLILDEPTASLDAKEVSMLLDILVQLRDKGVGMIFVTHFLDQVYRISDRITVLRNGKRVGSERTVDLPRIDLVPMMLGHSFDESLLKRTEHRNVTGEPLVDFKDYGRRGVIENFDLKVRRGEIVGLAGLLGSGRTETAQLIFGIKGHDSGSAQVDGKPETISTPRKAAKLGFGYCPEDRKTDGIIGAATVRENIILALQAQRGWLRPLPMKEQHQIAEKFIKLLGIRTPGTEQEIQYLSGGNQQKVLLSRWLATNPRFLILDEPTRGIDVGAHAEIIRLIEKLCDEGLALLVISSELEELSGYADRIVVLRDRRHVTEIEQAEISVPAIMKAIAAQ, from the coding sequence CTGCTTGAGGTCCGCGGTTTATCCGTAGAATTTCCCGGCGTGAAAGCGCTGGAAAATGTCGACTTCACGCTTGAACGTGGCGAAATAGTGGCACTGTTAGGTGAAAACGGGGCGGGCAAGTCCACGATGATTAAAGCGCTTACCGGTGTTTATAAGCGCTCTTCCGGACAAGTTTTTCTCAACGGAAAATCGATTGAACCTGTCAATACCGCTGATGCTCAGTCGCTTGGGATCGGCACGGTATATCAGGAAGTTAACCTTCTGCCGAATATCTCTGTTGCCGCCAATCTCTTCATCGGGCGCGAACCGACCCGCTTCGGGCTGGTCAATCAGCGCAAGATGGAACAACAGGCCGAATCCCTTCTGGAAGGTTATGGTCTGCATCTGGATGTCAGCCAGCCTCTTTCCACTTATTCCATTGCTATCCAGCAAATCGTGGCCATTGCCCGCGCTGTCGATCTTTCAGCGCAAGTCTTAATACTCGATGAGCCAACAGCCAGCCTGGATGCCAAAGAAGTCAGCATGTTGCTCGATATTCTTGTTCAGCTGCGTGACAAAGGCGTGGGGATGATTTTCGTGACGCATTTCCTCGACCAGGTTTATCGGATCAGCGACCGGATAACTGTTTTACGTAACGGTAAACGGGTGGGATCTGAACGTACTGTTGATCTGCCACGTATCGATCTGGTGCCAATGATGCTGGGACACAGCTTTGATGAAAGCCTGCTAAAGCGTACCGAGCATCGCAATGTGACGGGCGAGCCTTTGGTCGATTTCAAAGATTATGGCCGTCGTGGGGTCATTGAAAATTTCGACCTGAAAGTACGGCGGGGCGAAATCGTAGGGCTGGCAGGTTTGCTGGGGTCAGGGCGAACAGAAACGGCGCAGTTGATCTTCGGTATCAAGGGACATGACAGCGGCAGCGCGCAGGTTGATGGCAAACCCGAAACCATCAGCACCCCCCGTAAGGCTGCGAAGCTTGGGTTTGGTTATTGCCCGGAAGACCGCAAAACGGATGGGATTATCGGTGCCGCCACAGTGCGTGAAAATATCATCCTTGCCTTACAGGCTCAGCGCGGCTGGTTGCGACCCCTGCCTATGAAAGAGCAGCACCAGATAGCCGAAAAATTCATCAAGCTGCTCGGTATCCGCACACCCGGTACGGAGCAGGAAATTCAGTATCTCTCCGGCGGTAATCAGCAAAAAGTGCTTCTTTCCCGCTGGCTTGCGACCAATCCCCGTTTCCTCATTCTCGACGAACCCACACGTGGCATTGATGTGGGGGCTCATGCAGAAATCATCCGTCTGATTGAGAAACTTTGCGATGAAGGGCTGGCCTTACTGGTCATTTCATCTGAACTGGAAGAGCTGTCCGGCTATGCCGACCGCATCGTGGTGTTACGCGACCGTCGTCATGTTACCGAAATCGAGCAGGCTGAAATCTCCGTACCAGCCATTATGAAAGCCATTGCGGCGCAATGA
- the ytfT gene encoding galactofuranose ABC transporter, ATP-binding protein YtfT, translated as MSNRSLPMTGRPRKVRFVFPKGATQIGAFVAILIIDSLVAPGFFSIHIQDGRLFGSLVDIFNRGAPVALLALGMTLVIATGGIDLSVGAVMAIAGATAATMTVQGYPLAMVLLASVGVGAICGLWNGFLVAVLQIQPIVATLMLMVAGRGIAQLITEGQIVTFEHNGLSQFGSGSLFYLPMPVIIAVVMLVLVWALTRKTALGLFIESVGINIRSAYNAGVNARLVLISTYVICGICAAVAGVIVTADIRGADANNAGLWLELDAILAVVIGGGSLLGGRFNLLLSVVGALIIQGMNTGILLSGFKPEFNLVLKALVVLAVLVVQSPRVSLSNLFRRKG; from the coding sequence ATGAGCAACAGGAGTCTGCCAATGACGGGAAGACCGCGCAAAGTAAGATTTGTATTTCCTAAGGGTGCCACGCAAATCGGCGCTTTCGTCGCCATATTAATCATCGACAGCCTGGTCGCCCCCGGATTTTTCTCTATCCACATTCAGGATGGTCGCCTGTTTGGCAGCCTGGTTGATATATTCAACCGCGGCGCGCCTGTAGCACTGCTGGCTCTGGGGATGACGCTGGTTATCGCGACCGGCGGGATCGACCTTTCCGTCGGTGCCGTGATGGCGATAGCGGGTGCGACGGCGGCGACTATGACCGTTCAGGGGTATCCGCTGGCGATGGTATTGCTGGCATCGGTGGGTGTTGGTGCGATATGTGGCTTGTGGAATGGATTTCTGGTCGCAGTCCTGCAAATACAACCGATCGTTGCCACGCTGATGTTGATGGTCGCCGGAAGGGGGATCGCACAGTTAATAACGGAAGGACAGATCGTCACGTTTGAACATAACGGTTTGTCGCAGTTTGGTAGTGGTTCGCTGTTTTATCTGCCGATGCCTGTGATCATTGCCGTCGTCATGCTGGTGCTGGTCTGGGCGCTGACGCGTAAAACGGCGCTCGGGTTGTTTATCGAATCGGTGGGTATCAACATCCGCTCTGCTTATAACGCCGGCGTAAACGCCCGTTTAGTACTGATTTCCACTTACGTCATCTGCGGGATTTGCGCGGCTGTCGCAGGCGTGATTGTGACTGCTGATATCCGGGGTGCAGATGCCAATAACGCCGGTTTATGGCTGGAGCTTGACGCTATTCTTGCCGTCGTCATCGGTGGCGGTTCGTTGCTGGGCGGCCGTTTTAACCTGCTTCTTTCGGTAGTCGGTGCGCTGATTATTCAGGGAATGAATACCGGCATTCTGCTCTCCGGCTTTAAACCTGAATTCAATCTGGTATTGAAAGCCCTGGTGGTTCTCGCCGTACTGGTGGTTCAGTCACCCCGCGTTTCGCTCAGTAATCTGTTCCGGAGGAAGGGATAA
- the yjfF gene encoding galactofuranose ABC transporter, permease protein YjfF — protein sequence MLKRNLPLLITILVFLAGYAYCFTQFPGFASTRVFFDLLTDNAFLGIVAVGMTFVILSGGIDLSVGSVIAFTGVLLAKLIGTYGVAPGYAFVIVLLMGALFGALMGWIIDTLKLPAFIITLAGMFFVRGMSFIVSEESLPINHPVYDFLANYAWKMPGGGRFTLLALVMLLVVLGGIILAHRTRFGNNVYAVGGSNVSAALMGVPVRRTTIYIYMLSSSLAVLSGIIFSLYTSAGYALAASGVELDAIASVVIGGTLLSGGVGTVLGSLFGVLIQGLIQTYITFDGTLSSWWTKIVMGVLLFIFIGLQKGMGTFWTARRARHPRPEPS from the coding sequence ATGCTTAAAAGAAATCTGCCCCTGCTGATTACTATCTTGGTGTTCCTGGCGGGATACGCTTATTGCTTCACGCAGTTTCCGGGCTTTGCTTCGACGCGTGTCTTCTTTGATTTACTGACGGACAACGCTTTCCTGGGCATTGTCGCGGTTGGTATGACGTTCGTTATTCTCTCCGGCGGTATCGACCTTTCCGTGGGCTCTGTTATCGCTTTCACGGGCGTATTGCTGGCGAAACTGATAGGCACTTATGGCGTTGCGCCCGGTTACGCGTTTGTCATTGTGCTTTTGATGGGCGCGCTGTTCGGGGCGCTGATGGGCTGGATTATTGATACGCTGAAACTGCCGGCTTTCATCATCACGCTGGCGGGCATGTTTTTTGTGCGCGGAATGAGTTTTATCGTCTCGGAAGAATCGTTGCCGATTAACCATCCGGTTTATGATTTCCTCGCCAATTATGCCTGGAAAATGCCCGGAGGTGGCCGTTTCACTTTGCTGGCTCTGGTCATGTTGCTGGTGGTGCTGGGCGGGATTATTCTGGCGCATCGCACGCGATTTGGTAACAACGTCTATGCCGTCGGCGGAAGTAACGTTTCTGCTGCGCTGATGGGTGTGCCGGTTCGCCGTACCACGATTTATATCTATATGCTCTCAAGTTCGCTGGCCGTGTTATCCGGCATCATTTTCTCGCTGTACACATCTGCAGGGTATGCACTCGCTGCCAGCGGCGTAGAGCTCGATGCTATCGCTTCTGTCGTCATTGGCGGTACGTTGCTGAGCGGCGGCGTAGGCACAGTGTTGGGCAGCTTGTTTGGCGTGCTCATTCAGGGGCTGATACAAACCTACATCACCTTCGATGGCACGCTCAGCTCGTGGTGGACCAAAATCGTGATGGGGGTGTTGCTGTTCATCTTCATCGGATTGCAAAAAGGTATGGGTACCTTCTGGACAGCCAGAAGAGCGCGCCATCCCCGGCCTGAACCGTCCTGA
- the hdfR gene encoding HTH-type transcriptional regulator HdfR: MDTELLKTFLEVSRTRHFGRAAESLYLTQSAVSFRIRQLETQLGANLFTRHRNNIRLTPAGERLLPYAENLMSTWQMAKKEVVRSLQHTELSIGATASLWEAYLTPWLQSLYTQRGALRLEARIALRQSLVKQLHERQLDLLITTEPPKMDELSSQLLGNFSLRLFSSQKTVREEHPPYVKLEWGADFPQQEKLQNSDQEPVLTTTSAHLTRQLLENTGGCAFLPAHWAKEYPQLSVHEEIPPVIRPLYAVWLQTSDQQVLIRQLLKTPLITNL, translated from the coding sequence TTGGACACGGAATTACTGAAAACCTTTTTGGAGGTCAGTAGAACTCGCCACTTTGGTCGGGCGGCGGAATCCCTATATCTGACGCAATCTGCCGTCAGTTTTCGTATCCGACAACTGGAAACCCAACTTGGCGCCAATTTGTTCACACGGCATCGCAACAATATCCGGTTAACGCCCGCAGGAGAACGCCTGCTGCCTTATGCTGAGAATCTGATGTCAACCTGGCAGATGGCGAAAAAAGAGGTGGTGCGTTCGTTACAGCACACTGAATTGTCGATTGGGGCAACGGCCTCGCTTTGGGAAGCCTATCTGACCCCGTGGCTGCAATCGCTTTACACGCAGCGCGGCGCACTGAGACTTGAGGCACGCATCGCCCTTCGCCAGTCTCTGGTCAAACAATTGCATGAAAGACAACTGGATTTACTGATCACCACTGAACCGCCGAAGATGGATGAGCTTTCAAGCCAGCTGTTAGGTAATTTCTCGTTACGACTTTTTTCATCACAGAAAACGGTCAGGGAAGAACATCCGCCGTATGTGAAACTGGAATGGGGTGCGGACTTCCCGCAGCAGGAAAAGCTGCAAAACAGCGATCAGGAACCGGTGCTGACCACAACGTCTGCGCATCTGACGCGCCAGTTGCTGGAAAACACCGGCGGTTGCGCTTTCCTGCCCGCGCATTGGGCGAAGGAATATCCGCAACTGTCGGTGCATGAAGAGATCCCTCCGGTGATCCGCCCGCTGTACGCCGTCTGGCTGCAAACCAGCGATCAGCAGGTTCTGATCCGTCAGTTACTCAAAACGCCGCTGATCACTAATCTCTGA
- a CDS encoding DUF413 domain-containing protein: protein MAESFTTTNRFFDNKHYPRGFSRHGDFTIKEAQMLERYGFAFNELDLGKREPANDEEKLFLEVCRGTREPVTDAEKVWNKYIVRTRRPKKFHTLSGGKPQADAVEDYTESDD, encoded by the coding sequence ATGGCGGAAAGCTTCACCACGACAAATCGTTTTTTTGATAATAAACATTACCCTCGCGGGTTCTCCCGGCATGGCGATTTCACCATTAAAGAAGCGCAAATGCTAGAACGTTACGGCTTTGCCTTTAACGAGCTGGATCTGGGAAAACGTGAGCCTGCTAACGACGAAGAAAAACTGTTCCTGGAGGTTTGCCGCGGTACGCGTGAACCTGTGACAGATGCAGAAAAAGTGTGGAACAAATACATTGTCCGCACCCGTCGTCCGAAGAAATTCCACACGTTGTCTGGCGGTAAACCGCAGGCTGACGCTGTAGAAGACTACACGGAAAGCGATGACTAA
- a CDS encoding YifB family Mg chelatase-like AAA ATPase, translating into MSLAVVYTRASLGVQAPGVSVEVHISNGLPALTLVGLPETTVKEARDRVRSAIINCGFTFPAKRITVNLAPADLPKEGGRYDLSIALAILVASEQLQGDKLEEYEFVGELGLSGALRSVNGAIPAALEAQKAGRILILPQSNQTEMTLLDPGVARVAGHLLQVCAFLQGEDNLPAIEFPVHPPIPAHQPDISDIIGQEQSKRALEVAAAGGHNLLLIGPPGTGKTMLASRLPGLLPPLTNEEKLETAAIASLVYNPEEDGGFSRVRPFRAPHHSTSMSALVGGGSLPRPGEISLAHNGVLFLDELPEFQRQVLDALRQPMESGEITISRARAKVRYPARAQLIAAMNPSPTGHYQGIHNRTPPQQVLRYLSRLSGPFLDRFDLSIEVPLLPPGILSQQNHTPVLRENSAQVRERVLNAREIQLNRAGKINAHLSSSEVETYCVLTKADAEFLEEVLHKLGLSVRAWHRILKVARTLADLGSVEGIERRHIAEALSYRSMDRLLLTLHKSLV; encoded by the coding sequence ATGTCATTAGCCGTGGTGTATACCCGCGCCTCACTGGGTGTTCAGGCGCCCGGCGTCTCGGTTGAGGTACATATCAGCAACGGTTTACCGGCTCTGACGCTGGTCGGTTTACCGGAAACCACCGTCAAAGAGGCCAGAGACAGGGTTCGCAGCGCCATCATCAACTGCGGATTCACCTTTCCGGCAAAACGCATCACCGTGAATCTTGCCCCAGCCGATTTGCCGAAAGAAGGTGGCCGCTATGATTTATCCATTGCGCTGGCGATTCTGGTGGCCTCAGAGCAGCTTCAGGGGGATAAGCTTGAGGAGTACGAGTTTGTGGGCGAACTCGGGCTTTCCGGTGCGCTACGCAGCGTAAATGGCGCGATACCGGCGGCACTTGAGGCGCAGAAAGCAGGCCGGATATTGATCCTGCCGCAAAGTAATCAAACGGAAATGACGCTGCTCGATCCCGGTGTCGCGCGGGTGGCTGGGCACTTATTGCAGGTCTGCGCTTTTTTGCAGGGCGAAGATAATTTGCCAGCCATCGAATTTCCCGTTCACCCGCCCATTCCGGCACATCAGCCTGACATTTCAGACATCATCGGGCAGGAACAATCCAAGCGCGCACTGGAGGTCGCAGCGGCAGGCGGCCATAACTTATTGCTGATAGGACCGCCGGGCACCGGAAAAACCATGCTGGCGAGCCGGTTGCCGGGATTGTTGCCACCGCTGACCAATGAGGAAAAGTTAGAAACCGCAGCTATCGCCAGTCTGGTGTATAACCCGGAGGAAGACGGCGGTTTTTCACGCGTGCGTCCATTTCGGGCACCGCATCACAGCACGTCGATGAGTGCGCTGGTCGGGGGTGGCTCGCTGCCCAGACCGGGGGAAATATCCCTGGCTCATAACGGCGTATTGTTTCTCGACGAACTGCCTGAATTTCAGCGGCAGGTTCTGGATGCCTTGCGCCAGCCGATGGAATCCGGCGAAATCACCATTTCCCGCGCACGGGCGAAAGTCCGCTATCCGGCAAGAGCGCAGCTGATTGCAGCGATGAATCCCAGCCCGACCGGACATTATCAGGGCATCCACAACCGCACGCCGCCACAGCAGGTTTTACGCTATCTGAGCCGGCTTTCCGGGCCTTTCCTCGACCGGTTCGATCTGTCGATTGAAGTCCCGCTCCTGCCGCCCGGTATTTTGAGTCAGCAAAACCATACGCCTGTTCTGAGGGAAAACAGCGCACAAGTGCGGGAACGGGTACTGAACGCCAGAGAAATTCAGTTAAACCGCGCGGGGAAAATCAATGCGCATCTGAGCAGCAGCGAAGTGGAAACGTATTGTGTGTTAACCAAAGCAGACGCAGAGTTCCTGGAAGAGGTACTGCATAAGCTGGGTTTATCGGTCAGAGCCTGGCATCGCATTCTGAAAGTCGCGAGAACATTGGCTGATTTGGGGAGTGTTGAGGGGATTGAACGACGGCATATTGCTGAGGCGCTAAGCTATCGCAGCATGGATAGGCTATTGTTAACTCTGCATAAGAGTCTGGTATAA
- a CDS encoding MFS transporter, with the protein MFGWTSRQRNVAIASFLSWTLDAFDFFVLVFLLSDIATAFQVDIKQVTLAILLTLAVRPIGALLFGRAAEKYGRKPVLMVNIALFSFFELCTAAAPSLTVFLILRVIYGIAMGGVWGVASSLAMETIPDRSRGMMSGIFQAGYPFGYLLAAVVYGLLFDVVGWRGMFVIGAVPIFLLPFIWFKVQESPVWLAARERNESTALMPVLKKNWKLCVYLVVLMAGFNFFSHGTQDLYPTFLKVQHGFDAHTVSLIAISYNIASIIGGIFFGSLSEKIGRKKAIIIAALLSLPVIPLWAFSGGSWMLGLGAFLMQFMVQGAWGVVPTYLTELVPANTRAVLPGFVYQLGNLIASVNATLQAYIAESHGHNYGLAMAIVAGTVAILISVLVAFGRDTRGKAIAGAINNQKVNDRAKV; encoded by the coding sequence ATGTTTGGTTGGACTTCTCGGCAGCGTAACGTTGCCATCGCCAGTTTTCTGAGCTGGACTCTCGATGCTTTTGACTTCTTCGTTCTGGTCTTCCTGCTCAGTGATATTGCCACGGCGTTTCAGGTGGATATCAAACAGGTCACGCTGGCTATCCTGCTGACGCTGGCCGTGCGGCCAATCGGTGCGCTGCTGTTCGGGCGTGCTGCGGAGAAATACGGGCGCAAGCCGGTTCTGATGGTCAACATCGCGCTGTTTTCATTCTTCGAACTGTGTACTGCGGCGGCGCCTTCGTTGACCGTATTCCTGATCCTTCGCGTCATTTACGGCATTGCGATGGGCGGTGTCTGGGGCGTGGCCTCTTCGCTGGCGATGGAAACCATTCCTGACCGTTCACGCGGCATGATGTCGGGGATTTTCCAGGCAGGTTATCCCTTTGGTTATTTGCTGGCCGCCGTGGTGTACGGCTTATTGTTTGATGTGGTGGGCTGGCGCGGAATGTTTGTGATTGGTGCGGTGCCGATTTTCCTGCTGCCATTTATCTGGTTCAAAGTGCAGGAATCACCGGTCTGGCTGGCAGCGCGGGAACGCAATGAAAGCACAGCTCTGATGCCGGTGCTGAAGAAAAACTGGAAGCTGTGTGTCTATCTGGTGGTGCTGATGGCGGGCTTTAATTTCTTCAGTCACGGTACGCAAGATCTCTACCCGACCTTCCTGAAAGTTCAGCACGGCTTCGATGCACATACCGTCAGTTTAATCGCCATAAGCTACAATATCGCGTCAATTATCGGCGGGATCTTCTTCGGCTCGCTTTCTGAAAAGATTGGTCGCAAGAAGGCGATTATTATTGCCGCACTGCTTTCACTCCCGGTCATTCCTTTATGGGCATTTTCCGGCGGTTCGTGGATGCTGGGACTCGGGGCGTTTCTGATGCAGTTTATGGTGCAGGGCGCATGGGGCGTGGTGCCGACTTATCTGACAGAACTGGTGCCCGCCAATACCCGTGCGGTTCTGCCGGGATTCGTTTACCAGCTCGGCAACCTGATTGCTTCAGTTAATGCGACGCTTCAGGCCTACATTGCCGAAAGCCATGGACACAATTATGGACTGGCAATGGCGATAGTGGCCGGTACTGTTGCCATTCTGATTTCGGTTCTGGTGGCATTTGGCCGGGATACCCGCGGAAAAGCCATTGCCGGAGCAATAAATAATCAGAAGGTTAATGATCGCGCTAAGGTTTGA
- the ilvL gene encoding ilv operon leader peptide, whose product MKALLLVVSLVVISVVVIIIPPCGAALGRRKAY is encoded by the coding sequence ATGAAAGCCCTTCTCCTCGTAGTTAGCCTAGTCGTGATTAGCGTGGTGGTGATTATTATCCCACCGTGCGGGGCTGCACTTGGACGAAGAAAGGCTTATTAA
- the ilvG gene encoding acetolactate synthase 2 catalytic subunit encodes MNGAQWVVQALRAQGVNTVFGYPGGAIMPVYDALYDGGVEHLLCRHEQGAAMAAIGYARSTGKVGVCIATSGPGATNLITGLADALLDSVPLVAITGQVGSAFIGTDAFQEIDVLGLSLACTKHSFLVESLDALPEIMAEAFAIATSGRPGPVLIDIPKDIQLATGELPPHLLAVEETFPHPMAELQQASAMIAAAQKPMVYVGGGVGMAQAVPALREFISATGIPAVATLKGLGAPDATDPCYLGMLGMHGTKAANLAVQSCDLLIAVGARFDDRVTGKLNTFAPNAAVIHMDIDPAELNKLRQAHVALQGDLNALLPALYSSSKNGQPLNISAWRDEVMTLKAQGEWRYDHPGEAIYAPLLLKQISDRKSENTVVTTDVGQHQMWTAQHMQFSRPENFITSSGLGTMGFGVPAAVGAQVARPDDMVICVSGDGSFMMNVQELGTIKRKQLPVKILLLDNQRLGMVRQWQELFFDGRFSETNLSDNPDFVTLASAFNIPGQRIHRKDQVDAALDAFFNSEGPYLLQVSIDENENVWPLVPPGAGNETMLEKMS; translated from the coding sequence ATGAACGGAGCACAGTGGGTAGTACAAGCGTTGCGTGCGCAGGGTGTAAATACAGTATTTGGATATCCTGGCGGGGCAATCATGCCGGTATACGATGCATTGTATGACGGCGGCGTGGAACACCTGTTGTGCCGGCACGAGCAGGGCGCCGCAATGGCTGCTATCGGCTATGCCCGTTCAACCGGGAAAGTTGGCGTCTGTATCGCCACTTCCGGTCCTGGCGCGACCAACCTCATCACCGGTCTGGCCGACGCGCTGTTAGATTCTGTTCCGCTGGTGGCTATCACCGGTCAGGTTGGCTCCGCATTCATTGGTACCGATGCTTTCCAGGAGATCGACGTTTTAGGTTTATCTCTGGCCTGCACCAAACACAGCTTCCTGGTTGAATCGCTGGACGCATTGCCGGAAATCATGGCGGAAGCTTTTGCTATCGCCACTTCAGGGCGTCCGGGGCCGGTTCTGATCGACATCCCGAAAGATATCCAGCTGGCGACCGGAGAATTGCCGCCACACCTGCTGGCTGTGGAAGAAACCTTCCCGCATCCGATGGCTGAACTGCAACAGGCCAGCGCGATGATCGCTGCGGCGCAAAAACCGATGGTCTACGTCGGCGGCGGCGTGGGGATGGCGCAGGCAGTTCCGGCCTTACGTGAATTCATCTCAGCAACCGGTATCCCGGCCGTCGCCACGCTGAAAGGGCTGGGCGCACCGGATGCCACTGACCCGTGCTATCTGGGAATGCTGGGTATGCACGGCACCAAAGCCGCTAATCTGGCGGTTCAGTCCTGCGATTTACTGATTGCCGTCGGTGCGCGTTTTGATGACCGGGTGACCGGCAAGCTGAACACCTTTGCGCCAAACGCGGCCGTTATCCATATGGATATCGACCCGGCCGAACTGAACAAACTGCGTCAGGCGCACGTAGCGTTGCAGGGCGATCTGAATGCTCTGTTACCTGCGCTTTACTCATCTTCTAAGAACGGCCAGCCGCTGAATATCAGCGCATGGCGTGACGAAGTGATGACGCTGAAAGCGCAGGGCGAATGGCGCTACGACCATCCGGGCGAAGCGATTTATGCGCCGCTGTTACTGAAACAAATCTCTGATCGTAAATCTGAAAATACCGTCGTGACCACCGACGTCGGTCAGCATCAGATGTGGACCGCGCAGCACATGCAGTTCAGCCGCCCGGAAAACTTCATCACCTCCAGTGGTCTGGGCACGATGGGCTTTGGCGTTCCGGCGGCCGTCGGTGCACAGGTTGCCCGTCCGGACGACATGGTGATCTGCGTTTCCGGCGACGGCTCGTTCATGATGAACGTTCAGGAGCTGGGCACCATCAAACGAAAACAGTTGCCCGTCAAAATCCTGCTGCTGGATAACCAGCGTTTAGGGATGGTCCGACAGTGGCAGGAACTGTTCTTTGACGGACGCTTCAGTGAAACCAACCTTTCTGATAATCCCGATTTTGTCACGCTGGCCAGCGCATTCAACATCCCCGGCCAGCGTATCCACCGTAAAGACCAAGTCGATGCCGCTCTGGACGCGTTCTTCAATAGCGAAGGTCCGTATTTGCTTCAGGTTTCCATCGACGAAAATGAGAATGTCTGGCCGCTGGTTCCACCGGGCGCAGGCAACGAAACCATGTTGGAGAAAATGTCATGA
- the ilvM gene encoding acetolactate synthase 2 small subunit, with product MMQHNVSIQARFRPEMLERVLRVVRHRGFQVCAMNMTPMVNAENINIELTVASQRPVDLLSSQLRKLMDVACVEIQQHTSQQIRANA from the coding sequence ATGATGCAGCATAACGTCTCAATCCAGGCCCGTTTCCGCCCTGAAATGTTAGAACGCGTATTACGCGTTGTCCGCCACCGTGGTTTCCAGGTGTGCGCGATGAACATGACCCCGATGGTCAATGCGGAAAACATAAATATCGAATTGACCGTTGCCAGCCAGCGCCCGGTAGATTTACTGTCATCACAGTTACGCAAACTTATGGATGTCGCTTGTGTCGAGATCCAGCAACATACATCACAACAAATACGCGCGAATGCGTGA